In the Alteromonas sp. M12 genome, one interval contains:
- a CDS encoding putative zinc-binding metallopeptidase: MKTFTCQCGNTLHFANVQCVSCGLMLGFIPQDNRLSAFTTNQYGNLQASSNGLLFKKCKNYSEHNVCNWMVPLEDSHDYCVSCRLNEVIPDLDDVENRVLWAKMELAKRRLLYTLLKLNLPLVDRTKDPINGLGFAFLRDKTQDSFGNELTVKSFVTTGHANGLITINLNEADDSARVDMREKMNERYRTLLGHFRHESGHYYWDRLISDSDKIDEFRRLFGDERLDYVKSMETYYAKGPNENWQNVWISAYASMHPWEDWAETWAHYLHMLDTLETANDYDFSISGNKIASPIPNMDSVIDQIYTSTSFTHLFNDWCQLTKVLNALNRSMGLDDAYPFVISISALDKLRFIHEVVLDSEMTSLSKGAA, from the coding sequence TTGAAAACATTTACATGCCAATGTGGTAATACTTTGCATTTCGCGAACGTTCAGTGCGTATCGTGCGGGTTAATGCTAGGTTTTATTCCACAAGACAACAGACTTAGCGCTTTTACAACTAACCAGTATGGTAATTTGCAGGCTTCCAGTAATGGTTTGTTATTTAAAAAGTGTAAAAATTATTCAGAGCACAATGTTTGCAACTGGATGGTTCCCCTTGAAGATTCGCATGATTATTGTGTTTCATGCCGACTTAATGAAGTGATTCCAGATCTGGATGATGTAGAAAATAGAGTGCTATGGGCAAAAATGGAGCTCGCAAAAAGGCGTTTGTTATATACCTTGCTGAAACTTAATTTACCCCTCGTTGATCGTACAAAAGACCCAATAAATGGATTGGGGTTTGCGTTTTTGCGTGATAAAACTCAAGATTCATTTGGCAATGAACTAACCGTAAAGAGTTTTGTTACTACAGGTCATGCCAATGGTTTGATTACGATTAATCTTAATGAAGCCGATGATAGTGCGCGCGTTGATATGCGTGAAAAAATGAATGAACGCTATCGCACTTTGCTTGGTCACTTCCGACATGAATCAGGCCATTATTATTGGGATAGGTTAATATCTGACAGCGATAAAATAGATGAATTTCGAAGATTATTTGGTGATGAACGTCTAGATTACGTGAAGTCGATGGAAACCTATTATGCAAAGGGGCCTAACGAAAACTGGCAAAATGTTTGGATAAGTGCTTATGCAAGTATGCACCCTTGGGAAGATTGGGCTGAAACATGGGCGCACTATTTACATATGCTAGATACGTTAGAAACCGCTAACGATTATGACTTCTCAATTTCTGGCAATAAAATTGCCAGTCCAATTCCAAACATGGATAGCGTGATTGATCAAATTTATACTTCTACCTCATTCACCCATCTTTTCAACGATTGGTGTCAATTGACCAAGGTATTAAACGCCTTGAATAGAAGCATGGGTCTTGATGATGCTTATCCTTTTGTGATTTCCATTTCGGCATTGGATAAATTACGCTTCATCCATGAAGTCGTATTAGATTCTGAGATGACCAGTTTGAGCAAGGGTGCTGCGTAA
- a CDS encoding peptidase, which translates to MTYCLAIALNKGLVFASDSRTNAGVDYVATYSKMSSFVFPDNRTIVLLTSGSLATSQAVINAIKRDLSDPNADFDISQGNYLHEVAQYIGDLSQQEQKRHADAMEKSKTSNESSFLLGGQIKGKKSEIFLIYPQGNYISASDETPFLQIGENKYGKPILDRIITPSTSLEDAARCAIVSLDSTIRSNISVGPPIELAIHRTDQIEEPYHNVLTTNSNMYRSVQKQWNEGLKRAFENLPRFDWEK; encoded by the coding sequence TTGACTTACTGTTTAGCTATTGCCCTGAATAAAGGTTTAGTATTCGCCTCGGACTCCCGTACCAATGCTGGCGTCGATTATGTTGCCACTTACAGTAAGATGTCCAGCTTCGTATTTCCTGACAATCGAACAATCGTACTATTAACTTCAGGTAGCTTAGCCACATCTCAAGCGGTAATAAATGCCATAAAACGTGACTTATCAGATCCCAACGCTGATTTTGATATCAGTCAAGGGAACTACCTCCATGAAGTAGCTCAGTACATTGGAGATTTAAGTCAACAAGAACAAAAACGACATGCTGATGCCATGGAAAAGTCAAAAACCAGTAATGAATCAAGCTTTTTACTCGGTGGTCAAATCAAAGGTAAAAAGAGTGAAATATTTTTGATATATCCCCAAGGCAATTATATTTCGGCATCTGACGAAACCCCCTTTTTACAAATTGGCGAGAATAAATATGGGAAGCCAATATTAGATCGTATTATTACGCCCTCAACATCATTAGAAGATGCCGCTAGATGCGCTATCGTTTCACTAGATTCAACGATTCGCAGTAACATATCCGTTGGACCACCAATTGAATTAGCGATTCATCGAACAGACCAGATAGAAGAGCCTTATCACAACGTATTGACGACAAATAGTAACATGTACAGATCAGTACAAAAGCAGTGGAATGAAGGTTTAAAAAGAGCGTTCGAAAATCTTCCTCGCTTCGACTGGGAAAAATAA
- a CDS encoding circularly permuted type 2 ATP-grasp protein, which yields MAIRWGNYAIGQFYDELIQGRSKPREYAKDLCDYLKGLSDNELKEYKAASDSAIQVMGITFRIYNDEEGSIDRAWPFDIIPRLIELKEWQQIELGLKQRVKALNMFIDDLYNDQNIIKDGVFPANLLKKSKNFLKDCIGVKPPQGIWAHICGSDLVRDHNGTVYVLEDNLRVPSGVSYMLENRQVMKRVFPEMFEKYNILPIDNYPSDLYDMLASLSPRDVKEPEIVVLTPGIYNSAYFEHAYLAQQMGAELVTGDDLVVKEDDCVYMRTINGLNRVDVIYRRIDDWYIDPEVFHPDSTLGIPGIMRAWKKGNVGLANAPGSGVADDKVVYSYVPEIIKYYLNEDALLPNVPTYRCVNPEEREYVLENIEKMVVKPANESGGYGMLIGPHASKREHQKFRQLIKKDPRNYVAQPMLLLSTAPTLIDNKAEGRHLDLRPFILSGQDIKVTMGGLTRVAMIKGSTVVNSSQGGGSKDTWIVDMEGN from the coding sequence ATGGCGATTAGATGGGGAAACTATGCAATAGGTCAATTTTATGACGAGCTGATTCAGGGGCGATCTAAACCGAGAGAGTATGCGAAAGATTTGTGTGACTACCTCAAGGGGTTGTCTGATAACGAACTAAAAGAATATAAAGCCGCATCCGATTCTGCCATTCAGGTTATGGGCATAACGTTTAGAATCTATAACGATGAAGAGGGTTCCATAGACCGCGCATGGCCTTTCGACATTATACCTCGCCTAATTGAACTCAAAGAATGGCAGCAAATTGAACTAGGCCTTAAACAACGTGTAAAAGCACTGAATATGTTTATTGATGACTTATACAATGATCAAAACATTATCAAAGACGGTGTTTTTCCGGCGAACTTATTAAAAAAATCTAAAAACTTTTTGAAAGATTGTATTGGTGTGAAGCCACCGCAGGGCATTTGGGCGCATATTTGTGGCTCAGACCTGGTGCGAGATCACAACGGAACCGTATATGTGTTAGAAGACAACCTTCGTGTTCCCTCTGGTGTTTCCTATATGTTGGAAAATCGACAAGTTATGAAGCGCGTTTTTCCAGAAATGTTCGAAAAATACAATATTCTTCCCATTGATAATTACCCTTCAGATTTATATGACATGTTGGCCAGTCTGTCACCACGAGATGTGAAAGAGCCGGAAATAGTGGTGTTAACTCCCGGTATATATAATTCAGCCTATTTTGAACATGCTTATTTGGCGCAACAAATGGGTGCTGAATTGGTAACGGGTGATGATTTAGTTGTGAAAGAAGATGATTGCGTCTACATGCGAACCATCAATGGATTAAATCGTGTGGACGTAATATATCGCCGAATTGACGACTGGTATATTGACCCAGAAGTATTCCATCCTGACTCAACGTTAGGTATTCCTGGGATTATGCGAGCTTGGAAAAAAGGCAATGTTGGTTTGGCCAACGCACCGGGTTCAGGGGTCGCTGATGATAAAGTTGTCTACAGTTATGTACCTGAAATTATTAAATATTATCTTAATGAAGACGCTCTGCTACCGAATGTGCCAACCTATCGTTGCGTTAATCCAGAAGAACGTGAATATGTGTTAGAAAATATTGAAAAAATGGTTGTAAAACCGGCCAATGAATCTGGTGGATATGGTATGTTGATTGGTCCACATGCATCTAAACGAGAGCATCAAAAATTCCGACAATTAATCAAAAAAGATCCGCGTAATTATGTAGCTCAGCCAATGCTGTTGTTATCCACTGCGCCTACTTTGATAGATAACAAAGCTGAAGGACGTCATTTAGATTTAAGACCCTTTATATTAAGTGGGCAAGATATCAAAGTAACCATGGGGGGCTTGACCAGAGTCGCCATGATTAAAGGCTCTACTGTGGTGAACTCATCACAAGGTGGTGGTAGTAAAGATACATGGATTGTTGATATGGAGGGCAATTAA
- a CDS encoding alpha-E domain-containing protein produces the protein MLSRVASNLCWMGRYLERAENTARLINVNFNLLLDLPKSIVLGWEPLVDIVSNREEFYAKYQEANERNVLNFMVGDSKNLGSIVNSLSAARENARTIREIIPREAWEQINELYLFAYANRQKAIARRSRYEYLTEIIESNQKITGILVSTMTRDEAYQFLRIGRNLERADMTTRIIDVRSASLVQDMETEQSALENLQWMSVLKSLTAYQMYRREVRLKIRRPDVLKFLMLENRFPRALIHTLNQVEYCLRELPNYEQCVEMISKVEKQLLEANPQLLIQDKLHEFIDEMQLGLINVYNKIDETYF, from the coding sequence ATGTTGTCACGTGTCGCGAGTAATTTATGCTGGATGGGGCGTTATCTGGAGCGAGCAGAAAACACCGCACGATTAATTAATGTTAATTTTAACCTACTTTTAGATCTTCCCAAAAGCATTGTTTTAGGCTGGGAACCGCTTGTTGATATTGTCTCGAACCGAGAAGAGTTTTACGCAAAGTACCAAGAAGCGAACGAACGAAACGTTTTGAACTTTATGGTAGGTGATAGCAAAAATTTGGGCTCAATTGTAAACTCGTTAAGTGCCGCCAGAGAGAATGCAAGAACGATTCGTGAAATTATTCCTAGAGAGGCTTGGGAGCAGATTAACGAACTTTACTTGTTCGCCTATGCTAATCGTCAAAAAGCCATAGCTCGACGCTCTCGATATGAGTATTTAACGGAAATAATTGAATCCAATCAAAAGATCACGGGGATTCTTGTTAGTACGATGACACGAGATGAGGCATATCAATTTTTACGTATTGGACGTAATTTGGAGCGAGCTGATATGACCACTCGAATTATTGATGTTCGTTCTGCGTCTTTAGTTCAGGATATGGAAACTGAGCAATCAGCACTGGAGAATTTACAGTGGATGAGTGTATTAAAGTCGCTTACTGCTTATCAAATGTATCGTCGAGAGGTTCGACTCAAAATTCGACGACCTGATGTGCTGAAATTCCTGATGTTGGAAAATCGTTTCCCCAGAGCCTTGATTCATACCTTAAATCAAGTCGAATATTGTTTGCGAGAATTACCTAATTACGAGCAATGTGTGGAGATGATATCCAAGGTTGAAAAGCAATTATTGGAAGCTAATCCGCAATTGTTAATTCAGGATAAATTACATGAATTTATTGATGAAATGCAATTAGGCTTGATTAATGTGTATAACAAAATTGATGAAACTTATTTTTAA
- a CDS encoding entericidin A/B family lipoprotein — MTLQSKIKIILTLTLMLVMLTGCATVEGAGKDIESAGDAIQEAAN; from the coding sequence ATGACTTTACAATCAAAAATTAAAATTATTCTTACCTTGACGTTAATGCTAGTGATGCTAACAGGTTGTGCAACTGTTGAAGGTGCAGGCAAAGATATAGAAAGTGCGGGTGATGCCATACAAGAGGCCGCCAATTAA
- a CDS encoding DUF3080 family protein — protein sequence MSSIPLLPLFCSLILVNACGQSSIQSSFTEYQNQVGEELNISILLNTENPSLHYPSSQQMKLDIPETTMNLRDFYALKHCPVFTLIAQRNTALGKVQLPSQRFAYEVKLIQGLNECLQQTDDEQQQQQLTQWLEDKYQTLPKVWAQMVLSSAEIRRSLSTNSTLFTQISNEQLRSYQASLSLIVNLYSPTMTDIDGLEAALNTLRQQPLPAQIWYTQNQLSFWLNNLADRLQSEFAKISCQSASSAEQIANLKLIYEQNFIADILPVIGRLAEVHHMLEPNFKTLRNNPVLLEPFKKFLIQRKLESENYLNARHKHEKVWQNLFIKCNSTNQKV from the coding sequence TTGTCATCAATACCCTTGCTGCCGCTATTTTGTAGCCTCATTTTGGTAAATGCATGCGGCCAGTCATCGATTCAATCGAGTTTTACTGAATATCAAAACCAAGTTGGCGAAGAGCTCAACATTTCAATTCTATTAAACACTGAAAACCCTAGTCTTCATTATCCATCATCGCAACAGATGAAATTAGATATTCCTGAGACGACAATGAATTTACGAGACTTTTATGCTTTGAAGCATTGTCCTGTATTCACCTTAATTGCACAACGAAACACAGCACTAGGTAAGGTTCAATTGCCATCCCAACGCTTCGCTTACGAAGTTAAATTAATTCAAGGGCTTAATGAATGTCTTCAGCAAACTGATGACGAACAACAACAGCAGCAGTTAACCCAGTGGCTTGAGGACAAATATCAAACACTACCAAAAGTGTGGGCGCAAATGGTCCTTAGCAGTGCTGAAATCAGACGCTCGTTGAGTACCAATTCAACGCTATTTACACAAATAAGTAACGAGCAACTGCGATCATATCAAGCTTCGCTAAGTTTAATAGTTAACTTATACTCCCCTACGATGACAGACATTGATGGATTAGAAGCAGCATTAAATACGCTACGACAACAACCACTGCCTGCACAAATTTGGTATACACAAAATCAACTGAGCTTTTGGCTTAACAATCTGGCTGATAGATTACAAAGTGAGTTTGCTAAGATATCTTGTCAATCCGCTTCCTCTGCTGAACAGATAGCAAATCTGAAGCTAATCTACGAGCAAAACTTCATCGCAGATATCCTCCCCGTTATAGGTCGTTTAGCGGAGGTTCACCACATGTTAGAACCTAACTTCAAGACTTTACGTAATAACCCAGTATTATTGGAGCCTTTCAAAAAATTTTTAATACAAAGAAAATTAGAATCAGAAAATTATCTCAATGCACGGCATAAACACGAGAAAGTCTGGCAAAATTTATTTATCAAATGCAATAGTACCAATCAAAAAGTCTAG
- a CDS encoding CPXCG motif-containing cysteine-rich protein, whose product MTTEVFETEQTIACPECGHHLHISVDYSNGDQDFFEECPNCCHEFHVKLHIDELNRKLQININSDDEQLY is encoded by the coding sequence ATGACTACTGAAGTGTTTGAAACTGAACAAACTATTGCTTGTCCAGAGTGCGGTCATCACTTGCATATAAGTGTAGATTACAGCAATGGTGATCAGGACTTCTTTGAAGAGTGCCCCAACTGCTGTCACGAGTTTCACGTTAAGCTCCATATTGATGAGCTTAATCGCAAACTTCAAATCAATATCAATTCAGATGATGAGCAGTTGTATTGA
- a CDS encoding pteridine reductase: MENKVVFITGSAKRLGAYTAKFLHNLGYRIVLHCHHSVEQVEALSKQLNSKRADSVKWVQGNLCELEALNKIAQSAVDAFGRIDVLINNASAFYPTPLGDFVAQDWQALMGSNAQAPLFLIQKLQKQLAQNQGVVINMVDIHAQRPLSGHTIYCMAKAALVTLTQSLAQELAPDVRINGVAPGAILWPDTALPENEKNAILSQIPLGRLGCEKDISEAIAFLISAPYITGQILAVDGGRSIANPSVA; the protein is encoded by the coding sequence ATGGAAAACAAAGTAGTATTTATCACTGGCAGTGCCAAACGTCTTGGGGCTTACACGGCTAAATTTCTGCATAATTTAGGCTATCGAATTGTGCTGCATTGCCATCATTCTGTGGAACAAGTTGAAGCATTGTCCAAGCAATTGAATAGCAAACGAGCAGATTCAGTAAAATGGGTACAAGGTAATTTGTGTGAACTGGAAGCGTTAAACAAAATTGCCCAGTCAGCTGTCGACGCTTTTGGTCGCATTGATGTGTTGATTAACAACGCATCCGCCTTCTACCCTACTCCCCTAGGAGACTTTGTAGCACAAGATTGGCAAGCTCTAATGGGCAGTAACGCTCAAGCCCCGCTATTCCTAATTCAAAAATTACAAAAACAACTTGCACAAAATCAAGGTGTTGTGATCAATATGGTGGATATTCATGCACAACGTCCATTGTCAGGCCATACTATATACTGCATGGCGAAAGCGGCTTTGGTGACGCTAACCCAATCACTTGCACAAGAATTAGCACCTGATGTTCGTATTAACGGTGTAGCCCCTGGGGCAATTTTGTGGCCGGACACGGCCCTCCCAGAAAACGAAAAAAATGCGATACTGTCTCAGATCCCATTAGGCCGTTTAGGTTGTGAAAAAGACATTTCTGAAGCAATCGCATTTCTAATTTCGGCTCCTTATATTACAGGCCAGATATTGGCAGTTGACGGAGGTCGAAGTATCGCGAACCCTAGTGTCGCATAG
- a CDS encoding fructosamine kinase family protein produces MWHFVSDQISQILNQEFICDDIREITEGDSHSAYRITDGHKRFFVKLNDEDKISNFSAEAEGLEHLAQANIIKVPKVICFGVCENKSYLVLEYLRLVAGNEKNWFDLGSKLATMHQTQTQKMYGWQEDNFIGLTPQPNRWSKKWAQFFAEQRIGYMLQLLAENGHHIAAIDDVVESVEKLLHGHNPPASMLHGDLWIGNTGFQHDSPVVFDPAFYFGDRETDIAMTELFNKFPVTFYQGYNSIWPLTEHYAYRKQVYQLYHILNHALLFGGNYLQTAKSLLRNMQG; encoded by the coding sequence ATGTGGCATTTTGTTAGCGATCAAATTAGTCAAATATTAAATCAAGAATTTATTTGTGACGATATCCGAGAGATCACTGAAGGAGACTCTCATAGCGCTTACCGCATTACAGATGGACACAAACGTTTTTTTGTTAAGCTCAATGATGAGGACAAAATATCGAATTTCAGTGCCGAAGCTGAAGGGCTAGAGCACCTTGCACAAGCCAATATTATTAAGGTGCCGAAAGTCATCTGTTTTGGTGTTTGTGAAAATAAAAGTTATCTGGTTTTAGAGTATCTTCGGTTAGTCGCAGGCAATGAAAAAAACTGGTTCGATTTAGGTTCAAAATTAGCCACCATGCATCAAACTCAAACACAAAAAATGTATGGTTGGCAGGAAGATAACTTTATAGGTTTAACTCCTCAACCGAATCGTTGGTCGAAAAAGTGGGCGCAATTTTTTGCCGAACAACGTATCGGTTATATGCTTCAACTTTTAGCAGAAAACGGTCATCACATTGCAGCCATCGATGATGTGGTTGAATCTGTCGAAAAATTGTTACACGGGCATAATCCTCCAGCCTCTATGCTACACGGCGACCTGTGGATTGGTAACACAGGCTTCCAGCATGATTCACCGGTGGTATTTGACCCAGCGTTCTATTTTGGCGATAGGGAGACAGATATTGCGATGACAGAATTATTTAATAAATTTCCAGTTACCTTTTATCAAGGCTATAACTCGATTTGGCCGCTTACGGAGCATTATGCTTACAGAAAGCAGGTTTACCAGTTGTATCATATTCTCAACCATGCATTGTTGTTTGGGGGAAATTATTTGCAAACCGCAAAATCACTGCTTAGGAATATGCAAGGATGA
- a CDS encoding START domain-containing protein, producing the protein MIPKMLLPMQSVRTYNACIKYALLCLSLLLHVQTFAKPSRENWLLAKQTEHIKIHTVEDVSGYVWLKATITVKGVPEDFLTLLDNTAIAASWIDNCEKVELLASPSPVEKIVKTTFNAPWPAKDREMITKSFTEIDSATHTIRIQVQDYSEYYPPNNTLVRIQNVRGNWRITATSKNTMQIEYIGYGEPSGNLPIWLANKLVVSSMFKTFHNLGEIFGAPTRF; encoded by the coding sequence ATGATACCTAAAATGTTACTGCCGATGCAATCAGTACGGACATATAATGCATGTATAAAATACGCATTACTGTGTTTATCATTGTTGCTGCATGTTCAAACCTTTGCCAAGCCATCAAGGGAAAATTGGTTGTTAGCAAAACAAACAGAGCATATCAAGATTCACACTGTTGAAGATGTCAGCGGTTACGTTTGGCTCAAAGCAACGATTACAGTCAAGGGCGTGCCCGAAGATTTTTTAACACTTCTGGATAATACCGCAATCGCCGCTAGCTGGATTGATAATTGCGAAAAAGTCGAACTTCTTGCCTCCCCCTCGCCTGTAGAGAAAATCGTCAAAACGACTTTCAACGCACCTTGGCCAGCCAAAGACCGTGAAATGATAACCAAGTCATTTACCGAAATTGATTCAGCAACTCACACAATAAGGATTCAAGTACAAGACTACTCTGAATATTATCCGCCCAACAACACACTTGTTCGGATACAAAATGTGCGCGGTAATTGGCGAATAACCGCAACATCAAAAAATACTATGCAAATTGAATACATCGGATATGGTGAACCCTCTGGAAATCTCCCTATCTGGCTAGCAAATAAGTTAGTTGTATCTTCGATGTTTAAAACTTTTCATAATCTGGGGGAAATATTCGGTGCGCCTACAAGGTTTTAA
- the thrS gene encoding threonine--tRNA ligase: MLTITLPDGSQRQFENSVSVLDVANDIGPGLAKATIAGKINGELVDAVDMITEDASLQIITARDEEGLEIIRHSCAHLIGHAIKQLYPDVKMAIGPTIDNGFYYDIDMEHSLNDDDLVKLEKRMLELAKTSYDVVKKKVSWQQARDTFEARGETYKIEILDENISKDDSPGLYHHEEYVDMCRGPHVPNMRFCQHFKLMKVAGAYWRGNSDNKMLQRIYGTAWADKKQLKAYLNRLEEAEKRDHRKIGKALDLFHWQEEAPGMVFWHNDGWSIYTELEKYIRIKQREYGFGEVKGPLMMDRVLWEKSGHWEKYSEHMFTTESEKREYAIKPMNCPGHVQIFNQGLKSYRDLPLRMAEFGCCHRNEPSGALHGLMRVRGFTQDDAHIFCTEDQIQAEVASCIDMIYEVYKVFGFDKIVVKLSTRPEKRVGSDEVWDKAEQKLADALTSKNIDFQYLPGEGAFYGPKIEFTLHDCLDRAWQCGTVQLDFSMPGRLGATYVAEDGERKVPVMIHRATLGSLERFIGILTEEYAGLYPTWLAPTQVVVMNITDKQGEYAANVAKKLQQNGIRSKSDLRNEKIGFKIREHTLRRVPFLLVVGDKEMEANEVAVRSRKGDDLGKFSIEGFMELINQQVTSKQLD, translated from the coding sequence ATGCTAACAATTACTCTTCCTGATGGCAGTCAACGCCAGTTCGAAAATTCCGTTTCTGTATTAGATGTAGCCAATGATATTGGACCAGGGCTAGCGAAAGCTACTATTGCTGGAAAAATAAATGGCGAGCTGGTGGACGCCGTCGACATGATCACTGAAGATGCCAGTCTACAGATTATTACTGCCAGAGACGAAGAGGGATTAGAAATCATCCGTCACTCTTGTGCACATTTGATTGGTCACGCCATCAAACAGCTCTATCCTGACGTCAAAATGGCCATAGGTCCAACAATCGATAACGGTTTTTATTACGATATCGACATGGAACATTCATTAAATGATGACGATCTAGTCAAGCTGGAAAAGCGTATGTTAGAGCTGGCGAAAACCAGTTATGACGTGGTTAAGAAGAAAGTAAGTTGGCAGCAAGCAAGAGATACCTTTGAAGCTCGTGGTGAGACTTATAAAATAGAAATCTTGGATGAAAACATCAGCAAAGATGACAGTCCAGGACTATACCATCACGAAGAATATGTCGATATGTGTCGCGGTCCTCATGTACCTAACATGCGTTTTTGTCAACATTTCAAGTTAATGAAAGTGGCTGGAGCTTATTGGCGTGGTAATAGTGACAATAAAATGTTGCAGCGCATTTATGGCACAGCTTGGGCTGATAAAAAACAACTGAAAGCTTACCTCAATCGTTTAGAAGAAGCTGAAAAGCGTGATCACCGTAAAATTGGTAAAGCATTAGATTTGTTCCATTGGCAAGAAGAAGCGCCTGGAATGGTGTTCTGGCACAACGATGGTTGGAGTATTTACACTGAGCTAGAAAAATATATTCGCATAAAACAACGTGAATATGGTTTTGGTGAAGTAAAAGGCCCACTGATGATGGACCGCGTTTTGTGGGAAAAATCTGGTCATTGGGAAAAATACTCTGAGCATATGTTTACCACAGAGTCTGAGAAGCGTGAATATGCTATCAAGCCGATGAACTGCCCGGGACACGTACAAATATTTAATCAAGGTTTGAAATCATACCGTGACCTACCTTTGCGTATGGCTGAATTTGGTTGTTGTCACCGTAACGAACCATCTGGTGCTTTACACGGCCTGATGCGCGTACGTGGATTCACCCAAGATGACGCACATATTTTCTGCACCGAAGATCAGATACAGGCCGAAGTGGCAAGTTGTATTGATATGATTTACGAAGTTTACAAAGTCTTTGGCTTTGATAAAATTGTAGTGAAATTATCCACACGTCCTGAAAAACGCGTGGGCTCAGACGAAGTTTGGGATAAAGCCGAACAAAAGCTTGCCGATGCATTGACCTCAAAGAATATCGATTTTCAGTATTTACCAGGTGAAGGTGCTTTTTACGGCCCCAAAATTGAATTTACCTTACATGATTGCTTAGACCGTGCTTGGCAATGTGGTACCGTGCAACTTGATTTCTCAATGCCTGGTCGTTTAGGTGCTACTTATGTTGCCGAAGATGGGGAACGTAAAGTGCCTGTCATGATTCACCGTGCAACATTAGGTTCACTTGAACGTTTTATCGGTATTTTGACTGAAGAGTATGCTGGCTTGTATCCGACTTGGTTAGCTCCAACTCAGGTTGTGGTGATGAATATCACCGATAAACAGGGTGAATATGCTGCAAATGTAGCGAAAAAATTACAACAAAATGGAATTAGATCGAAGTCGGACTTGAGAAATGAGAAGATAGGCTTTAAAATCCGCGAGCACACTCTTAGACGTGTTCCATTTTTATTAGTCGTAGGCGACAAAGAAATGGAAGCAAACGAAGTAGCGGTGCGCTCTCGCAAGGGTGATGACCTCGGTAAATTCTCAATAGAAGGGTTTATGGAGTTGATTAATCAACAGGTCACATCTAAGCAATTAGATTAA
- the infC gene encoding translation initiation factor IF-3 encodes MEERHIKGANNKAQGDKANINEEITATEVRLIGKEGEQLGIVSLGEAQTLADQASLDLVEISPNAEPPVCKVMDYGKFLFEKSKAQKEQKKKQKQIQVKEIKFRPGTDEGDYQVKLRNLRRFLEGGDKAKVTIRFRGREMAHQEIGIEQLKRVRADLEDIANCESFPHRVEGRQMIMVLAPIKK; translated from the coding sequence GTGGAGGAACGACATATTAAAGGCGCTAATAATAAGGCTCAAGGCGATAAAGCCAACATCAATGAAGAAATCACAGCGACAGAAGTTCGCTTAATTGGTAAAGAAGGTGAACAGCTAGGGATAGTATCTCTAGGAGAAGCTCAAACTCTCGCCGACCAAGCTAGTTTGGATCTAGTAGAGATAAGTCCGAACGCTGAGCCGCCTGTATGTAAGGTAATGGATTACGGAAAGTTCCTTTTCGAGAAGAGTAAAGCTCAAAAAGAGCAGAAGAAAAAACAAAAGCAAATTCAGGTCAAGGAGATTAAATTTCGCCCTGGCACTGATGAAGGCGACTACCAGGTAAAACTGCGCAACCTGCGTCGCTTTCTAGAAGGAGGTGATAAGGCCAAGGTAACGATTCGTTTTCGCGGACGTGAAATGGCCCACCAAGAGATCGGCATTGAACAACTAAAACGCGTGCGCGCGGATTTAGAAGACATTGCTAATTGCGAATCTTTCCCTCATAGAGTGGAAGGTCGTCAAATGATCATGGTGCTCGCCCCAATTAAGAAGTAG
- the rpmI gene encoding 50S ribosomal protein L35, with product MPKMKSNSGAAKRFKKTASGRFKSKQSHLRHILTKKSSKRKRHLRGKKLAHSADTALIQRMLPYV from the coding sequence ATGCCTAAAATGAAATCCAATAGTGGAGCAGCCAAGCGTTTTAAAAAAACCGCTTCAGGTCGTTTCAAAAGTAAGCAGTCTCACTTGCGTCACATTTTGACCAAGAAGAGCTCTAAGCGTAAACGTCACTTGCGTGGCAAGAAATTAGCCCATTCAGCTGACACTGCGTTGATTCAACGCATGTTACCTTACGTTTAA